The Achromobacter deleyi genome has a window encoding:
- a CDS encoding TlpA family protein disulfide reductase, whose protein sequence is MNRRLLLSAAVAVAATVAGGYTLLGRKTQAPAAPADAGDPVAALMQMQLPDLNGASHSLAGWKGQPMVVNFWATWCAPCVKEMPELDALQKKYPNVRFVGIGVDSAANMQKFVEKVQVSYPLWVIGAGAIDTLRKLGNPSGGLPFTIVFNADGGINRKIVGEIQPDDLDRTLSGLKA, encoded by the coding sequence ATGAATCGACGCCTACTTCTCTCCGCCGCCGTGGCGGTGGCCGCCACGGTTGCGGGCGGCTATACCTTGCTGGGCCGCAAAACCCAGGCTCCCGCGGCTCCGGCCGACGCCGGCGATCCCGTCGCCGCGTTGATGCAGATGCAGCTCCCGGACCTGAACGGCGCGTCGCATTCGCTGGCCGGCTGGAAAGGCCAGCCCATGGTGGTGAATTTCTGGGCAACCTGGTGCGCGCCCTGCGTCAAGGAAATGCCCGAACTCGACGCTTTGCAGAAAAAATACCCGAACGTCCGATTTGTCGGCATCGGGGTTGATTCTGCGGCGAATATGCAAAAATTTGTCGAGAAAGTACAGGTTTCCTACCCCTTGTGGGTCATCGGCGCGGGGGCTATAGATACCCTGCGTAAACTTGGAAATCCTAGCGGCGGGCTGCCTTTTACTATTGTTTTCAATGCAGATGGCGGAATTAACCGGAAGATAGTGGGTGAAATACAGCCCGATGATCTGGATCGGACATTATCTGGTTTGAAGGCGTAA
- a CDS encoding glycine zipper 2TM domain-containing protein yields the protein MNQLKSFSLVTPRTGRWLAIAAVVTSMAVLGGCANHSASSGVYSFDQAQREQIVRTGTVTGVRPIVIQTDKSSGVGMVAGGALGGVAGNAIGGGTGRTIATVGGVILGALAGNAVENQTGRNSGLEITVRLDNGETRVIAQEADVPVSVGQRVQVISGAGPTRVTPM from the coding sequence ATGAATCAATTAAAGTCTTTTTCCCTGGTGACGCCGCGCACTGGCCGCTGGTTGGCCATTGCGGCCGTTGTTACGTCGATGGCCGTCCTGGGGGGCTGCGCCAACCACAGCGCGTCTAGCGGTGTGTACAGTTTTGACCAGGCGCAGCGCGAGCAGATCGTTCGCACGGGCACGGTCACGGGCGTGCGCCCGATCGTCATCCAGACCGACAAGTCCAGCGGCGTCGGCATGGTGGCCGGCGGCGCACTGGGCGGCGTGGCGGGCAACGCAATCGGGGGCGGCACGGGCCGTACGATCGCCACCGTCGGCGGCGTCATCCTGGGTGCCTTGGCCGGCAATGCGGTGGAAAACCAGACCGGCAGGAATTCCGGCCTTGAAATCACGGTGCGCCTCGATAACGGCGAAACCCGCGTCATTGCCCAGGAAGCGGATGTGCCCGTCAGCGTGGGCCAGCGCGTCCAGGTAATCAGCGGCGCAGGCCCCACGCGGGTCACGCCGATGTAA
- a CDS encoding YqiA/YcfP family alpha/beta fold hydrolase, translating into MILYLHGFRSSPESFKARMMAGAMAERGLSADWACPQLPASPREAMALAMDIARSRLAGAAGPRALTVIGSSLGGFYATWIAEQLGCKAVLLNPAVEAARDLATQVGEHHMYHSDAPFVFLPAYVDELAAIHAPRITRPDRYFLVAATGDEVLDWREMRDRYAGCRQRIVQGSDHGLSDFAELMPEVLEFALGDKQVRPQ; encoded by the coding sequence ATGATCCTCTATCTACACGGTTTCCGTTCCTCGCCAGAGTCCTTCAAGGCCCGGATGATGGCCGGCGCCATGGCCGAACGCGGCCTGTCCGCGGACTGGGCCTGCCCGCAATTGCCCGCCAGCCCGCGGGAGGCCATGGCCCTGGCGATGGACATTGCCCGGTCCCGCCTGGCCGGCGCCGCCGGCCCTCGGGCGCTGACCGTGATCGGGTCATCCCTGGGCGGTTTCTACGCCACCTGGATCGCCGAGCAGCTGGGCTGCAAGGCCGTGCTGCTGAACCCCGCGGTGGAGGCTGCCCGGGACCTCGCGACCCAGGTCGGCGAGCACCACATGTATCATTCCGACGCGCCGTTCGTTTTTTTGCCCGCATATGTGGACGAACTGGCCGCCATCCATGCCCCGCGCATCACGCGGCCCGACCGGTATTTCCTGGTGGCCGCGACCGGCGACGAGGTGCTGGACTGGCGCGAAATGCGCGATCGGTACGCCGGCTGCCGCCAGCGTATCGTGCAAGGCAGCGACCACGGCTTGTCCGACTTCGCGGAATTGATGCCCGAAGTGCTTGAATTCGCCCTTGGCGACAAGCAGGTTCGCCCTCAATAA
- a CDS encoding carbohydrate kinase family protein — protein MATPVLVCGSMAFDTIAVFEGRFKEHILADRIQSLSVSFLVPSMRKEYGGCSGNIAYNMNLLGGKPVPVATVGEDAGEYMERLSALGIDVSRVKVIPDTFTAQCFITTDLDDNQITAFHPGAMSFAADNDLSDADAAWAIVAPDAKEGMFAHAERLHKRGIPFIFDLGQAMPLFDGADLERMLKMAQALTVNDYEAGVVEQRTGRSVADIASTLQAVVVTRGAEGATLLTGGKSIQIEPVRAAQVVDPTGCGDAQRGGLLYGLTSGWSWEDSCRLGNVMGAIKIASRGPQNHAPSRAEIDAVLHASYGIHLPV, from the coding sequence ATGGCAACTCCCGTTCTGGTTTGTGGCTCGATGGCGTTTGACACCATCGCGGTGTTCGAAGGGCGCTTCAAAGAGCATATTCTTGCTGATCGCATCCAATCCCTGAGCGTGTCGTTCCTGGTGCCCAGCATGCGCAAGGAATACGGCGGCTGCTCGGGCAACATTGCCTACAACATGAATCTGCTGGGCGGCAAGCCCGTGCCGGTCGCGACCGTGGGCGAAGACGCCGGCGAATACATGGAGCGCCTGTCCGCCCTGGGCATCGATGTCAGCCGCGTCAAGGTCATTCCCGATACCTTCACGGCGCAGTGCTTCATCACCACCGACCTGGACGACAACCAGATCACGGCCTTCCACCCGGGCGCCATGTCGTTCGCGGCCGACAATGACCTGAGCGACGCCGACGCGGCCTGGGCCATCGTTGCGCCGGACGCCAAGGAAGGCATGTTCGCCCACGCGGAGCGCCTGCATAAGCGCGGCATTCCCTTCATCTTCGATCTGGGCCAGGCCATGCCGCTGTTTGACGGCGCCGACCTCGAACGCATGCTCAAGATGGCGCAGGCGTTGACCGTCAACGACTACGAAGCCGGCGTGGTCGAGCAGCGCACGGGCCGCAGCGTGGCCGACATCGCGAGCACCCTGCAAGCCGTGGTGGTGACGCGCGGCGCCGAAGGCGCAACCCTGCTCACCGGCGGCAAGAGCATCCAGATCGAACCGGTGCGCGCCGCCCAGGTGGTGGACCCGACCGGTTGCGGCGATGCGCAGCGCGGCGGCCTGCTCTATGGCCTGACCAGCGGCTGGAGCTGGGAAGACAGCTGCCGTCTGGGCAACGTCATGGGCGCGATCAAGATCGCATCGCGCGGCCCGCAGAATCACGCGCCGTCGCGTGCCGAGATCGATGCCGTGCTGCATGCCTCCTATGGCATTCATCTGCCTGTCTGA
- the accC gene encoding acetyl-CoA carboxylase biotin carboxylase subunit, with protein MFEKILIANRGEIALRIQRACRELGIKTVVVHSEADREAKYVRLADESVCIGPAPSRESYLNMPAIISAAEVTDSEAIHPGYGFLSENADFADRVEKSGFVFIGPRPDTIRLMGDKVSAKRAMIEAGVPVVPGSEGALPDDPQEIVRIAREVGYPVIIKAAGGGGGRGMRVVYTEAALLNAVTMTRSEAGAAFNNPEVYMEKFLENPRHIEIQVLADGGRNAVWLGERDCSMQRRHQKVIEEAPAPGVARRLIERIGDRCADACRKMGYRGAGTFEFLYENGEFYFIEMNTRIQVEHPVTELITGIDLVQQQILIAAGEKFTLRQRDITFKGHAIECRINAEDPFRFVPSPGRITNWHTPGGPGVRIDSHAFNGYFVPPNYDSMIAKVITYGDTRDQALARMRTALSEMVVEGISTNIPLHREMLQDARFIEGGTSIHYLENKLAQRP; from the coding sequence ATGTTCGAAAAAATCCTGATCGCCAATCGGGGCGAAATCGCCCTGCGCATTCAGCGTGCCTGCCGCGAGCTGGGCATCAAAACCGTGGTCGTTCACTCCGAGGCCGACCGCGAAGCCAAGTACGTGCGCCTGGCCGATGAATCCGTGTGCATCGGGCCTGCGCCGTCGCGTGAAAGCTACCTGAACATGCCTGCCATCATTTCGGCGGCCGAAGTCACGGATTCCGAGGCAATCCACCCGGGTTACGGGTTCTTGTCCGAAAATGCCGACTTCGCCGATCGCGTCGAAAAAAGTGGCTTTGTGTTCATCGGTCCGCGCCCCGACACCATTCGCCTGATGGGCGACAAGGTCAGCGCCAAGCGCGCCATGATCGAGGCCGGCGTGCCGGTGGTGCCTGGTTCTGAAGGCGCGTTGCCCGACGATCCGCAGGAAATCGTTCGCATTGCGCGCGAAGTCGGCTACCCGGTCATCATCAAGGCGGCTGGCGGCGGCGGTGGCCGCGGCATGCGCGTGGTGTACACCGAGGCTGCGCTCCTGAACGCCGTCACCATGACGCGTTCCGAGGCTGGCGCCGCGTTCAACAACCCGGAAGTCTATATGGAGAAGTTCCTCGAGAACCCGCGCCATATTGAAATCCAGGTGCTGGCCGATGGCGGCCGCAACGCCGTCTGGCTGGGCGAACGCGACTGCTCCATGCAGCGCCGCCACCAGAAGGTCATCGAAGAAGCGCCGGCTCCCGGTGTCGCTCGCCGCCTGATCGAGCGCATTGGCGACCGTTGCGCCGACGCCTGCCGCAAGATGGGCTATCGCGGTGCGGGCACGTTCGAGTTCCTGTATGAAAACGGCGAGTTCTATTTCATTGAAATGAACACCCGCATCCAGGTCGAGCATCCGGTCACCGAACTGATCACCGGCATCGACCTGGTGCAGCAGCAGATCCTGATTGCCGCTGGCGAAAAGTTCACCTTGCGCCAGCGCGACATCACGTTCAAGGGCCATGCGATCGAGTGCCGCATCAACGCCGAAGATCCGTTCCGCTTCGTGCCCAGCCCCGGCCGCATCACCAACTGGCACACGCCGGGCGGTCCTGGCGTGCGCATCGACTCGCACGCGTTCAACGGCTATTTCGTGCCGCCGAACTATGATTCGATGATTGCCAAGGTCATTACCTACGGCGATACGCGCGACCAGGCGCTGGCCCGCATGCGCACCGCGTTGTCGGAAATGGTGGTGGAAGGCATTTCCACCAACATTCCGCTGCATCGCGAAATGCTGCAGGATGCCCGCTTCATCGAAGGCGGCACCAGCATCCACTATCTGGAAAACAAGTTGGCGCAGCGCCCCTGA
- a CDS encoding acyl carrier protein: MHTEQELHTKIGEIVESIVMKKVTPDTQLIASGLVDSLAAVDITLAVEAEYGCSIPAPEIAEHLQSVRVLAGYVAAHTS; the protein is encoded by the coding sequence ATGCATACCGAGCAAGAACTCCACACCAAGATCGGCGAGATCGTCGAGTCGATCGTCATGAAGAAAGTCACCCCCGACACGCAACTGATTGCCTCCGGCCTGGTCGATTCGCTCGCCGCCGTGGACATCACGCTGGCGGTCGAAGCCGAGTACGGCTGCAGCATTCCGGCTCCCGAAATTGCTGAGCACCTCCAGTCGGTCCGCGTGCTTGCCGGCTATGTCGCTGCCCATACTTCGTAA
- a CDS encoding DUF3426 domain-containing protein: MALTTRCPHCGTSFKVVPDQLRVRNGLVRCGACSTVFDGRACLLPEPGAPVAPAAPASAPLPAAAAAIAAPVLAAPARPAPASPAPVPPPAPPRPAPVSPPAAWPPAEPRMIAPWEDEPVAPPAAAIPPAVLRGRDDIRRLAEPDAELPEDDGEYADDGDDGGQAYRREAAPRREPPTTQPPAYRGEPMVASRASEPVVNWDAGRQRDDVRDAERDDEYEGEDELDVDGVREPVLGEARTRYSSATDVGRAPPEFLDQDRLERRGLWRRLWGYACLIGLIAFGLQLLYAYRTDIANSVPALRPVLETACKPLGCTVGYARRLDRIAISSSSLQPPTGAAAIDDGRSRLVLNLMLRNNYDKPQHWPALVLDLTDLSDTVVVRKVLMPENYLTPEQLSGPFGPAGRLNISVPIEVTGVQVNGYQLDKFFP, translated from the coding sequence ATGGCTCTGACTACCCGTTGCCCGCATTGCGGCACCTCGTTCAAGGTGGTGCCTGACCAGCTTCGGGTCCGCAACGGCCTGGTGCGTTGCGGCGCCTGCTCGACGGTGTTCGACGGCCGCGCCTGCCTGCTCCCCGAGCCCGGCGCGCCCGTCGCGCCGGCGGCGCCGGCCAGCGCGCCATTGCCGGCCGCGGCGGCGGCCATTGCCGCGCCCGTGCTGGCCGCGCCTGCAAGGCCAGCGCCAGCCTCCCCAGCGCCAGTTCCGCCGCCTGCTCCTCCGCGTCCCGCCCCGGTTTCGCCGCCTGCGGCATGGCCGCCGGCCGAGCCGCGCATGATCGCACCGTGGGAGGACGAACCGGTCGCGCCGCCGGCCGCGGCCATTCCGCCGGCCGTGCTGCGCGGCCGCGATGACATCCGCCGGCTCGCCGAACCGGATGCGGAACTTCCCGAAGATGATGGCGAGTACGCCGACGATGGCGACGACGGGGGCCAGGCCTACCGCCGCGAAGCCGCGCCGCGCCGGGAGCCGCCCACTACGCAGCCGCCCGCGTATCGCGGTGAGCCCATGGTCGCCAGCCGGGCAAGCGAGCCCGTCGTCAATTGGGACGCCGGCCGCCAGCGCGACGATGTGCGCGATGCGGAGCGCGACGACGAATACGAAGGCGAAGACGAACTCGACGTCGATGGCGTCCGCGAGCCGGTGCTGGGCGAGGCCCGCACACGCTATTCCAGCGCCACGGACGTCGGCCGCGCGCCGCCTGAATTCCTGGACCAGGACCGGCTGGAGCGTCGCGGCCTCTGGCGCAGGCTGTGGGGTTACGCCTGCCTGATCGGTCTGATCGCCTTCGGCCTGCAGTTGCTGTACGCGTATCGCACCGATATCGCCAACTCCGTGCCCGCCTTGCGGCCGGTTCTGGAGACCGCTTGCAAGCCGCTGGGATGCACGGTGGGGTACGCCCGGCGCCTGGACCGCATCGCCATTTCCTCGTCGTCCCTGCAGCCGCCGACGGGCGCCGCCGCCATCGACGACGGCCGCAGCAGGCTGGTGCTGAACCTGATGCTGCGCAATAACTACGACAAGCCCCAGCATTGGCCGGCGCTGGTGCTGGACCTGACCGATCTGTCGGACACAGTGGTCGTGCGCAAGGTGCTGATGCCCGAAAACTACCTGACTCCCGAACAGCTGAGCGGCCCGTTCGGCCCGGCCGGCCGGCTGAATATCTCAGTGCCCATTGAAGTGACTGGCGTTCAGGTCAATGGCTACCAACTCGACAAGTTTTTCCCGTAA
- the accB gene encoding acetyl-CoA carboxylase biotin carboxyl carrier protein: MDLRKLKTLIDLVAESGIAELEITEGEGKVRIVKFSQTLQPVAYHQPEAGVAAAPVAQAAAPAAPAAPAAPVIQGHVVKAPMVGTFYRSPNPGAAPFIDVGATVKEGDPLCIIEAMKLLNEIEADKSGVIKEILVENGEPVEYGQPLFVIG; encoded by the coding sequence ATGGATCTTCGAAAACTCAAAACCCTGATCGACCTGGTGGCTGAATCGGGCATCGCCGAGCTGGAAATCACCGAAGGCGAAGGCAAGGTAAGGATCGTCAAGTTCTCGCAGACTTTGCAGCCCGTGGCCTACCACCAGCCTGAAGCCGGCGTCGCCGCGGCGCCCGTGGCCCAGGCCGCGGCACCTGCCGCTCCGGCCGCGCCCGCCGCGCCGGTCATTCAAGGCCATGTCGTGAAGGCCCCCATGGTCGGTACCTTCTATCGCTCGCCGAACCCGGGCGCCGCGCCGTTCATCGACGTGGGCGCAACCGTCAAGGAAGGCGACCCGCTGTGCATCATTGAAGCCATGAAGCTGCTCAATGAAATCGAAGCCGACAAGTCCGGCGTCATCAAAGAAATCCTGGTCGAAAACGGTGAGCCCGTCGAGTACGGTCAACCCCTGTTCGTCATTGGCTGA
- the aroQ gene encoding type II 3-dehydroquinate dehydratase: MAQNILVLHGPNLNLLGTREPHIYGSLTLPQINERLELLAGELGATLTAWQSNHEGALVDRIQAARQDGTDFIIINAAAYTHTSVAIRDALAGVAIPFIEVHLSNLYKREPFRHHSYLSDLAQGLICGLGADGYEAALRYAVRH, from the coding sequence ATGGCGCAAAACATACTGGTATTGCATGGCCCGAATCTGAACCTGCTCGGCACCCGAGAACCTCACATCTACGGCAGTCTTACGCTGCCCCAGATCAACGAGCGTCTTGAGTTGCTCGCGGGCGAATTGGGCGCCACGCTGACCGCGTGGCAGAGCAACCACGAAGGTGCGCTGGTTGACCGCATTCAGGCGGCCCGGCAAGACGGCACAGACTTCATCATCATCAACGCAGCGGCATATACGCACACCAGCGTCGCAATTCGCGATGCGCTGGCTGGGGTCGCGATCCCATTTATTGAAGTACATTTGTCCAATCTGTATAAGCGAGAGCCCTTCAGGCATCACTCTTATCTGTCCGACTTGGCACAAGGCCTGATTTGCGGCCTTGGCGCGGACGGCTACGAGGCGGCTCTGCGTTACGCAGTGCGGCATTGA
- the prmA gene encoding 50S ribosomal protein L11 methyltransferase, translated as MRELVLHCLEAQAEALSDALLEAGVLSVSVEDADLGTDIERPLFGEPGTEPDVQAWDRNLVVALLPDGADPTQIMEEAAAAGELDPAVFAGWSLRDVPDADWVRLTQSQFGPIHIAERLWIVPSWHRDNPEVPGLDPAAIPTQDGAIHIELDPGLAFGTGSHPTTHLCLAWLEAELPAGATLLDYGCGSGILAIAARKLGAGPTQAVDIDAQAVQSTVFNAEVNRVELQAMLPDALADGTFEVVVANILSNPLKVLAPMLAGRVAAGGHLVLSGVLERQAQEVAAAYAPWIAMSVWRARDGWVCLHGQKA; from the coding sequence ATGCGTGAACTCGTGCTCCACTGCCTAGAGGCGCAGGCCGAAGCCCTGTCGGATGCCTTGCTTGAGGCGGGCGTGCTGTCGGTGTCCGTCGAAGACGCCGACCTGGGCACCGATATCGAGCGCCCCTTGTTCGGCGAACCGGGCACCGAGCCCGACGTCCAGGCCTGGGACCGCAACCTTGTCGTCGCCTTGCTGCCCGATGGAGCCGATCCCACGCAGATCATGGAAGAAGCCGCCGCGGCGGGCGAACTGGATCCGGCCGTGTTCGCCGGCTGGAGCCTGCGCGATGTGCCCGACGCCGACTGGGTGCGGCTGACGCAGTCGCAGTTTGGGCCCATCCATATCGCCGAACGGCTCTGGATCGTGCCGAGCTGGCATCGCGACAACCCCGAAGTCCCCGGCCTCGACCCGGCTGCCATTCCCACGCAGGACGGCGCCATCCATATCGAACTTGATCCCGGCCTGGCCTTCGGCACGGGCAGCCACCCCACGACGCATTTGTGCCTGGCGTGGCTGGAAGCGGAATTGCCCGCCGGCGCCACGCTGCTGGACTATGGCTGCGGTTCCGGCATCCTGGCCATCGCCGCGCGCAAGTTGGGCGCGGGACCGACCCAGGCGGTCGATATCGACGCCCAGGCGGTACAAAGTACGGTCTTCAACGCCGAGGTCAACCGCGTCGAGCTGCAAGCCATGCTGCCCGATGCATTGGCGGACGGCACATTCGAAGTGGTCGTCGCCAATATCCTGTCCAATCCGCTGAAGGTGCTTGCGCCCATGCTGGCCGGCCGCGTCGCCGCGGGCGGCCACCTGGTGCTGTCCGGCGTGCTGGAACGCCAGGCCCAGGAAGTGGCCGCCGCCTACGCGCCCTGGATCGCCATGTCGGTCTGGCGCGCGCGCGACGGCTGGGTGTGCCTGCACGGCCAGAAAGCCTGA
- the mpl gene encoding UDP-N-acetylmuramate:L-alanyl-gamma-D-glutamyl-meso-diaminopimelate ligase has protein sequence MHLHILGICGTFMGGLALIARAAGHKVTGCDAGVYPPMSTQLSEQGIELIEGFGAEQLALKPDLYVIGNVVSRGNPLMEAILESGARYVSGPQWLGDNILPGAHVLAVAGTHGKTTTSSMLAWVLEAAGMAPNFLIGGVAQDLHVSARYDPARRPFVIEADEYDTAFFDKRSKFVHYRPRTAILNNLEYDHADIFPDLAAIETQFHHLVRTIPGSGRIVRPAHSDALDRVIARGCWSDTVTFGPDGAWQATAPDADGAFGVLRGGADVGTVRWNLTGEHNRMNALAALAAAEHVGVPVEAGIAALTRFAGVKRRMELRGTVNGVKVYDDFAHHPTAIATTVEGLRRQVGPARILAVLEPRSNTMKLGTMAARLPQALADADLVFCFGAHTGKHALGWNPAEVLAPLGDRASSYDDIGALVDAVASAARPGDQVLVMSNGGFGGIHGKLLDALQARV, from the coding sequence ATGCACCTGCATATTCTTGGCATCTGCGGTACGTTCATGGGCGGTTTGGCGCTGATTGCGCGGGCCGCCGGCCACAAGGTCACCGGTTGCGATGCGGGCGTGTACCCGCCGATGAGCACGCAACTGTCCGAACAGGGAATCGAGCTGATCGAAGGCTTCGGCGCCGAACAGCTGGCACTCAAGCCGGACCTGTACGTCATCGGCAACGTGGTCAGCCGCGGCAACCCGCTGATGGAAGCCATACTCGAATCCGGCGCACGCTATGTGTCTGGCCCCCAATGGCTGGGCGACAACATCCTGCCCGGCGCGCATGTGCTGGCGGTGGCCGGCACCCACGGCAAGACCACCACCAGTTCGATGCTGGCCTGGGTGCTGGAAGCCGCGGGCATGGCGCCCAACTTCCTGATCGGCGGCGTGGCGCAGGACCTGCACGTGTCGGCCCGCTACGATCCGGCGCGCCGCCCCTTCGTGATCGAAGCGGACGAATACGACACGGCGTTCTTCGACAAGCGGTCCAAATTCGTCCACTACCGCCCCCGCACCGCCATCCTGAACAACCTTGAGTACGATCACGCCGACATCTTTCCTGATCTGGCCGCGATCGAAACCCAATTCCATCATCTGGTGCGCACCATCCCCGGCTCGGGCCGCATCGTGCGCCCGGCGCACTCCGATGCGCTGGACCGGGTGATTGCGCGCGGTTGCTGGTCGGATACCGTCACATTCGGCCCCGATGGCGCCTGGCAGGCTACCGCGCCCGATGCCGATGGCGCATTTGGCGTGCTGCGCGGCGGCGCGGACGTCGGCACGGTGCGCTGGAACCTCACGGGCGAACACAACCGCATGAACGCGCTGGCGGCATTGGCCGCCGCCGAACACGTGGGCGTCCCGGTTGAAGCCGGCATAGCGGCGCTGACCCGCTTTGCCGGCGTCAAGCGCCGCATGGAACTGCGCGGCACGGTCAACGGCGTCAAGGTCTACGACGATTTCGCCCACCATCCCACCGCGATCGCCACCACCGTGGAAGGCCTGCGCCGCCAGGTCGGCCCTGCTCGTATCCTGGCGGTCCTTGAGCCGCGCTCCAATACGATGAAGCTGGGCACCATGGCCGCCCGTCTGCCGCAAGCGCTGGCCGATGCCGACCTGGTGTTCTGCTTCGGCGCCCACACCGGCAAGCACGCCCTGGGCTGGAATCCGGCCGAGGTGCTGGCCCCCCTGGGAGACCGAGCTTCCAGTTACGATGACATCGGAGCGCTGGTGGACGCCGTCGCCAGCGCCGCCCGACCGGGCGACCAGGTGCTGGTCATGAGCAACGGCGGCTTTGGCGGCATACACGGCAAGCTGCTGGATGCCCTGCAGGCGCGCGTCTGA